CTACGAAAACTTCTATCTCCACCTAGGTTTAGTTTTGTAGCCATGATTCAATATTGAATGTAATGCTTGTGTTCTGAAGCTTTTCATCCGCTCTTTTGATCACGTATTACCAAAACATTGTGGGAAAGAAAGTGTTTTTCAGTTAACCGTTTCCAAATTCGGATGTTTTAGTATGAATTAATAACGATAGAGAAATCTACTCTCAGCTGTCTTTTTGGTCAGCTGTCACCTTTTCCTGACGAAACAGTTCTGGTGGCAGGTTTACTCATACTGAACGTTCCGTTATTTCAATGTGGATGAATATTTTTTACAATGTTACCCTACCTTCTGAGAAGTATTATTTTGGGCACCTGCTTTTGATACACGCAAAccctttaaaatttcattgtttctgaATCACATATTGATAATCATCCATCGATGCATCCACCTTGACCATCTGTCACAGTGCTCCATCTTCCTGAGAGAAGACGAAGGGAGGTTACAATTCTCAGAGAGCAAAAGCTGAGGGGCAATACTGAGAGAACAACTCAACCGCAGATTTGAGATCAGTGAAGGAATTGAAGGATTTTTGCTTCAGGGAATGCTTACGGGTACAAACAAGTGGTTGTTTGATGGGACCAGGTCTGAGGAATAGGGTGGATGAGAGACCGCTGCTCATCCTTGCCCTCACGTTGGCTGCGATTTTCCGAAACGACATGCAGGCGCGCGTTTTCGTGGAGGACGTGAACTGTGGCACATCTGGTTTTTTCTCGCTGCGTCGACTAACTCGCAAACTTGCTGCATGTACATTTTGGCGTCGACTGCCCATGGCTACCGAGGCGGCTGAAAGCCTCGGAGGACCCAGTAGCCACGCTGACCATAGCTGTCATAAAGGATTCACCTTCGGCTAGATGCTTCTAGAAGCACCTAGCTTTTACCTGAGCTCCCAAGAAAAAAGGCATGTTCTAAATTCCAAACGTTAATTTTTCCAAAGcgcaaaaaataagtagcCAACCTAATATAATCAGCTATACCACACGCGTacgtgttaaaggcatcaccccacgaatctgaggtggcacggatttcaggtggagtattcgtatacgggatagcagattatggagagaagggtgattccgtccatttcttcctaattgccgtaaaaaacggcccggaagatacggcttcgagcgttccggcgcgctattttctacaacgtgttcgattggagcgcgccagccttgtgcacgcgccgcaagGCAGCCGAGGGTACAGTGAAGTAAGCGAAGTTGCGGGTGATTATACTTATACGCTTATACTTTTAGCCTTCTAATTGTATTTGTGTATTAAGGATAAACGTTAGCCGGCTGCCTTGTGTATAGTGAAGAGAATGAAGGGACAAGGTGTTCCTCTATAATCGCTATAATCTCGCTTTCAGTTGGGGATGAAACGCCCCCACCTCAacataaaattttttgttcatttcgtACTCTATACGTAATTACCTAACTCTATACTACAgaaaatttatcgaccccggagggatgaaagacttggtttgctctaaggcggtttcgaaccactgACTCGAATCCattctggaaggataaaaacacagacttGATTACTGAATGCTCTCTGCAAGTCtctgtataggccaacaacCAACTATAACTAACTATAGatcaacacgcgttccaaaacctcaacgattacgaattgcagtagaacgcgttagcgcatcccaagtggatttatACGCCAATAATTTTATCCCTTATCATTTTATAATACAGAAAAGGTGAGCTTCTCACTAGTGCAAAAGCATGTGGGTATTTGCTACGCCTCCATGCGGAATCGGTAGTAGTACTTCCTTCTCGGTTGGCCATACGTGATCACGTTATCGTTTAGTGAATAAGAAATAGATCGTGCACAGCAGAGCAACAACGACATGCGGCGGGTGTAGCgaagttggtaagaggttcagctgCTGGTCGAAGCCGTTACAGAGCCAATCAAGCTTCTCAACCTATGGCAATCGACAAATTGGTGCCTTAGATGAGTTAGAGACACttaacttcaaacgattctgaattggagtgaatgcattgcgcatcccgagtggatttaCTAACGCTgaacaatttttccttcatccACTTTTTGTTATATGGCGACAAGTCGAATTCAGTTTGCAACTTATAGCCTTGCTTC
This is a stretch of genomic DNA from Necator americanus strain Aroian chromosome II, whole genome shotgun sequence. It encodes these proteins:
- a CDS encoding hypothetical protein (NECATOR_CHRII.G7580.T1) is translated as MGPGLRNRVDERPLLILALTLAAIFRNDMQARVFVEDVNCGTSGFFSLRRLTRKLAACTFWRRLPMATEAAESLGGPSSHADHSCHKGFTFG